From Leptotrichia wadei, one genomic window encodes:
- a CDS encoding transcriptional regulator, translating to MRNKNVINQTNRTILFEEINPEKMDILTLVNDARNMDSLDDENIIEINRHLLVGSFEEFLEKFDPKVYSYFDAESQSIRYILKKPEGVPEDLVTEIKINNGNTFFKMLSTLIEARKSQGNRNVDFKFENILELISPKKVIEDIKQTRKEIAYIYQKYEELDDENPKKLELGDKLNTKFEEASENYSNVLGMLPLAIEDIKTRLLIGHDSNNFKSEKIKLGMLQVGEKGELEVIEYKQENQNSLAMIEEKNTTALVEAFRDDYENVTDEPNKYISDLVVRTFVPLAKTFVDVDPEQEVQNYNNYLAFYKSAQEDFIKIAKPLIEKILGVKMFFEQYDVRMGLMKPTLLITNVKPEMIVKAGNKDKLRAFLNTTNEKNDFDNTVWFGIYPNVDLDIKKSEKKVRARFMGTKNEEKTEKNTIEVLTNLMTVLAEYKVQVFFNFEGKPETSFDNLATTGVDKYIEKTQVLENQKYSEYLIPVIPNFTIIPKDKSGVMLDYKMKFEEETGVSLSKEQEDLLKFWIEGVYIDAAYVAAGIIGATQCPNYLKERFSNVSPLYPGVRFDIEEKDNSYHAKTTMSKEISGFTNTIKDRINQFNYGFVFSSDNANVAREKIRNIVVYKARTLLKNLDGGYEPLYKTLTTTYIERTLRFTTTDFKEDKLNMFFSTNPESQKSIWLKDTKFVNGIMQKGDDLSHVIDVDNGICQLNITFAGNLKNLQVEINKNY from the coding sequence ATGAGGAATAAAAATGTTATAAATCAGACTAATCGAACTATTTTGTTTGAAGAAATTAATCCAGAAAAGATGGATATTTTGACACTTGTTAATGATGCCAGAAATATGGATTCGTTGGATGACGAGAATATTATTGAGATTAATAGGCATCTTTTGGTTGGGAGTTTTGAGGAGTTTTTGGAAAAATTTGATCCAAAAGTATATAGTTATTTTGATGCAGAGAGTCAGAGTATTAGGTATATTTTGAAAAAGCCTGAGGGAGTGCCTGAGGATTTGGTGACAGAGATTAAGATTAATAATGGAAATACGTTTTTTAAAATGCTTAGCACGTTAATTGAAGCAAGAAAATCACAAGGAAATAGAAATGTAGATTTTAAATTTGAAAATATTTTGGAATTGATTTCTCCAAAGAAAGTTATTGAGGATATTAAGCAGACAAGAAAAGAAATTGCTTATATTTATCAGAAATATGAAGAATTGGATGATGAAAATCCAAAAAAATTGGAATTAGGAGATAAACTTAATACAAAATTTGAAGAGGCTTCGGAAAATTATAGTAATGTACTGGGAATGTTGCCACTTGCGATTGAAGATATAAAAACTCGGCTGCTAATTGGACATGATTCAAATAATTTCAAATCAGAGAAAATAAAATTGGGAATGTTACAGGTTGGAGAAAAAGGAGAGCTTGAGGTAATTGAGTATAAACAGGAAAATCAAAATTCACTTGCGATGATTGAAGAAAAAAATACGACAGCTCTGGTTGAAGCTTTTAGGGATGATTATGAAAATGTGACAGATGAACCGAATAAATATATTAGCGATCTGGTTGTCAGAACATTTGTACCGCTTGCGAAAACATTTGTAGATGTTGATCCTGAGCAGGAAGTTCAAAATTATAATAATTACTTGGCATTTTATAAATCGGCTCAAGAGGATTTTATAAAAATTGCGAAGCCTTTGATTGAAAAAATATTGGGTGTGAAAATGTTTTTTGAGCAGTATGATGTTAGAATGGGGCTTATGAAACCGACACTTTTGATTACGAATGTGAAGCCTGAGATGATTGTAAAGGCTGGGAATAAAGATAAATTGCGTGCATTTTTGAATACGACTAATGAGAAAAATGATTTTGATAATACGGTATGGTTCGGGATTTATCCAAATGTTGATTTGGATATAAAAAAATCAGAAAAAAAAGTTCGTGCAAGATTTATGGGAACTAAAAATGAAGAAAAAACTGAAAAAAATACAATAGAAGTATTGACAAACTTAATGACTGTATTAGCAGAATACAAGGTTCAAGTATTTTTTAACTTTGAAGGTAAGCCTGAAACATCGTTTGACAATCTTGCCACAACTGGTGTAGATAAGTATATTGAAAAGACCCAAGTTTTAGAAAATCAAAAATATTCTGAATATTTGATTCCAGTAATTCCTAATTTTACAATAATTCCAAAGGATAAATCAGGAGTTATGCTGGATTATAAAATGAAATTTGAAGAGGAAACAGGAGTATCGCTTTCAAAGGAACAAGAAGATTTGTTAAAATTTTGGATTGAAGGTGTGTATATAGATGCGGCTTATGTTGCAGCTGGAATAATCGGTGCAACACAATGTCCAAATTATCTAAAGGAAAGATTTTCAAATGTTTCACCACTTTATCCAGGAGTACGTTTTGACATCGAAGAAAAGGATAATTCATATCATGCAAAAACAACGATGTCTAAGGAAATATCAGGATTTACAAATACAATAAAAGATAGAATAAATCAGTTTAATTATGGATTTGTATTTTCATCTGACAATGCAAATGTGGCACGTGAAAAAATTAGGAATATTGTTGTTTATAAGGCGAGAACTTTATTAAAAAATCTAGACGGAGGATATGAGCCGCTTTATAAGACGCTTACAACAACATATATTGAAAGAACATTGAGATTCACAACGACAGACTTTAAAGAAGATAAGTTAAATATGTTTTTCAGTACAAATCCTGAAAGTCAAAAATCAATTTGGCTAAAAGACACAAAATTTGTAAATGGAATTATGCAAAAGGGAGATGACTTATCTCATGTAATTGATGTGGATAATGGAATTTGTCAATTAAATATAACTTTTGCGGGAAATTTAAAGAATTTGCAAGTTGAAATTAATAAAAATTATTAG
- a CDS encoding cold-shock protein, which produces MLGKVKWFNEKKGFGFISGEDGNDYFLHFSKINKEGFKTVNEGEEVSFDVEEGPKGPQATNVISQ; this is translated from the coding sequence TTGTTAGGTAAAGTAAAATGGTTTAACGAAAAAAAAGGATTTGGATTTATTTCAGGAGAAGATGGAAATGATTATTTCTTACATTTCTCAAAAATTAATAAAGAAGGATTCAAAACAGTTAACGAAGGTGAAGAAGTAAGTTTTGATGTAGAAGAAGGACCAAAAGGACCTCAAGCAACAAATGTAATTTCTCAATAA
- a CDS encoding histidinol-phosphatase: MLVDYHMHFEYGSYDEDYVNPFFEKAKEMGLTEIGITEHTHGFKEFKDLYYDELILDDSETGNFQKKWLEQKTKFVHTLDEYRDFIDKLKSKGYPVKFGIEVCNFRNQEKVKEILSKYDFDYLIVSIHFIKGWGFDFSALKHKFTDGDLVQIWKDYAKEIEDVANTGMYDILGHPFNLRLFKNIPEKKDVDKLLESTAKCLKKNNMIVDVNTGTFYRYPIKEITPYRDFMEYVKKYDIPVILSSDSHYSEHVGMKIKEAGEYVKEFGITEMVTFDKRKRKMVEIG; this comes from the coding sequence ATGTTGGTAGATTATCATATGCACTTTGAATATGGAAGTTATGATGAGGATTATGTAAATCCTTTTTTTGAAAAGGCAAAGGAAATGGGGCTGACAGAAATAGGGATTACAGAGCATACCCATGGATTTAAGGAATTTAAGGACTTGTATTATGATGAGCTGATTTTGGATGACAGTGAAACTGGGAACTTTCAGAAAAAATGGCTTGAGCAGAAAACTAAATTTGTACATACATTGGATGAATATAGGGATTTTATAGATAAATTAAAATCAAAGGGATATCCAGTAAAATTTGGAATAGAAGTTTGTAATTTCAGAAATCAGGAAAAAGTTAAGGAAATATTGTCTAAATATGACTTTGACTATTTAATCGTTTCAATCCATTTTATTAAAGGCTGGGGATTTGATTTTAGCGCCTTGAAGCATAAATTTACAGATGGAGATTTGGTGCAAATTTGGAAGGATTATGCAAAAGAGATTGAAGATGTGGCAAATACAGGAATGTATGATATTTTGGGGCATCCATTTAATCTGAGATTATTTAAAAATATTCCAGAAAAAAAAGATGTCGATAAGTTGCTTGAAAGTACGGCTAAATGCCTTAAAAAAAATAATATGATTGTAGATGTAAATACTGGTACGTTTTATCGGTATCCAATTAAGGAAATTACACCGTATAGGGATTTTATGGAATATGTGAAAAAATATGATATTCCTGTAATTTTATCAAGTGATTCACATTATTCTGAACATGTTGGAATGAAAATAAAGGAAGCGGGAGAATACGTGAAGGAATTTGGAATTACTGAAATGGTAACTTTTGATAAAAGAAAGAGGAAAATGGTTGAAATTGGGTAA
- a CDS encoding lipopolysaccharide biosynthesis protein — protein sequence MDNKNPQAIDANMIIKILYKDKALIALTTIIVVILSTIFVFVNKSFKSEITLYGNDKVLTEIGENSQFSLTSFDFFNYLKKNSKTLKNVNLPDDKFLKEMTTKLTAQSETNDPMVKVKFSTNSKSEGENFAKEYPILAQNYLLERKNNFLDSQIKLLEQQYSFLTKNVDIRTTKDSLTDTLVSRLAYYRLLKNDPTPVVKFINSTTKPSLNKKLVIAGSLFLGIFLGILIAFMKEFSTTLDWEDIKKRKN from the coding sequence ATGGACAACAAAAACCCACAGGCAATTGATGCCAATATGATAATTAAAATTCTTTATAAAGATAAAGCCCTAATTGCTTTAACAACAATAATAGTTGTGATATTGTCAACGATTTTCGTATTTGTAAATAAATCTTTCAAATCGGAAATTACACTTTATGGAAATGATAAAGTTCTTACAGAAATTGGAGAAAATTCACAATTTTCACTAACTTCATTTGATTTTTTCAATTACTTGAAAAAAAATTCAAAGACTTTAAAAAATGTAAATTTACCTGATGACAAATTTCTAAAGGAAATGACAACAAAATTGACTGCTCAATCTGAAACAAATGATCCTATGGTAAAAGTAAAATTTTCTACAAATAGCAAATCCGAAGGGGAAAATTTTGCAAAGGAATATCCAATACTTGCACAAAATTATCTTCTTGAAAGAAAAAACAACTTTTTGGATTCACAAATAAAACTTTTAGAGCAACAATACAGTTTCTTGACAAAAAATGTTGATATTAGAACTACGAAAGATTCATTAACAGACACTCTTGTATCAAGACTGGCATATTACCGTTTATTAAAAAATGATCCAACTCCAGTTGTAAAATTTATAAATTCTACAACAAAACCTTCTTTAAATAAAAAGCTGGTTATCGCTGGTTCATTATTTTTAGGAATTTTCTTAGGAATATTAATTGCATTTATGAAGGAATTTTCAACAACATTAGATTGGGAAGACATTAAAAAAAGAAAAAATTAA
- a CDS encoding pyridoxal phosphate-dependent aminotransferase, with translation MYIDPIIKGIEISDIRKIHERLSAYKNVINMTIGEPDTDAPQKVKEAVAYHALNSPIKYSPVGGIPELREKIAKFYNETFGGNYKKDNVLVTVGSTEGLSSTLKTILAKGDEVLIPTPAYVGYEPLITVSQAKTIFMDLEENNFVLTEKILEKYVTEKTKLIILTYPNNPSGITLPEEEMIKIVEFLKDKEIYLLSDEIYAQIAFEKFTSFAKYSDILKEQLIVVNGFSKSHSMTGYRLGYTIASENLQSQVKKISQYTVTSASTLSQYGAIAALDYCSDTTELSEIYKKRVYYFVEELEKLGFKCLKPKGAFYVFATYKTIDKFKDVDSFDFVLDLLEKTELAIVPGVTFQVEGYLRFSIVHNLPVLEEAIARLKKYIESK, from the coding sequence ATGTACATAGATCCAATAATAAAAGGAATAGAAATATCAGATATAAGAAAAATTCACGAAAGATTGTCGGCTTATAAAAATGTTATAAATATGACAATTGGAGAGCCAGATACAGATGCACCGCAAAAGGTGAAAGAAGCAGTTGCGTATCATGCGTTAAATAGTCCTATAAAATATTCGCCAGTAGGTGGGATTCCAGAATTAAGAGAAAAAATTGCAAAATTCTATAATGAAACTTTTGGTGGAAATTATAAAAAAGATAATGTTTTAGTTACAGTTGGTTCAACTGAAGGATTGTCTTCTACGCTTAAAACAATTTTGGCAAAAGGGGATGAAGTTCTTATTCCAACACCAGCATATGTTGGGTATGAGCCATTAATTACAGTTTCACAAGCTAAAACAATTTTTATGGATTTAGAAGAAAATAATTTTGTTTTGACTGAAAAAATCTTGGAAAAATATGTTACAGAAAAAACTAAATTAATAATTTTGACTTATCCAAATAATCCTTCAGGAATAACACTTCCAGAGGAAGAAATGATAAAAATTGTTGAATTTTTGAAGGATAAAGAAATTTATCTTTTAAGTGATGAAATTTATGCTCAAATTGCATTTGAAAAATTCACTTCGTTTGCAAAATATAGCGATATTTTGAAGGAGCAATTGATAGTTGTTAATGGTTTTTCAAAATCACATTCGATGACAGGATACAGATTAGGTTATACGATTGCTAGTGAAAATTTACAGTCACAAGTGAAAAAAATTAGCCAATATACAGTTACAAGTGCTTCGACATTGTCACAATATGGAGCAATTGCAGCATTAGATTACTGTTCAGACACGACTGAATTGTCAGAAATTTACAAAAAAAGAGTTTACTATTTTGTGGAAGAATTGGAAAAATTAGGATTTAAGTGCTTGAAGCCTAAAGGGGCATTTTATGTGTTTGCGACATATAAAACGATTGATAAGTTTAAAGATGTGGATTCTTTTGATTTTGTCTTGGATTTATTGGAAAAAACAGAATTGGCGATAGTTCCTGGGGTTACATTCCAAGTGGAAGGATATTTGAGATTTTCGATTGTGCATAACTTGCCTGTGTTGGAAGAAGCGATTGCGAGATTGAAAAAATATATTGAATCTAAATAA
- the rlmD gene encoding 23S rRNA (uracil(1939)-C(5))-methyltransferase RlmD, protein MENKEKKILRKGDKIQLKIAGLNTKGRAYGFYGDDENRIFPNINAAEGQIVEGIFVKRRRKYELIRCEIIDFAGRKNVIYDEIARQNGGCNYQYYSYDEQLAMKNSNIEKEVKKIAKYDFTFEEPVRSVEVEKYRNKMEFSYGNAVKDGPMILGLHKQNSFHDIVEVDGLKLMDDNFNKIYVFCNEFSKATGLDFYHRLDHIGFFRNLVIRKADFTKQILVNMVTTTQIEDEKKLEFQKGLVEGLLALELENRFKITGILHTFNDNFSDSVVSESEEILFGKRDLEEEILGLKFKISPYSFFQTNSKTVEKLYGKVLDYLDEIDGENIHNSVVFDLFSGTGTIGQIVSKKAKQVYGIELVEEAVEKANENAKLNGIENAHFIAGDVFEKLDEFDKNGIKPDIIILDPPRAGVGEKTLNKLLKYDVKDIIYVSCNPKTFNIDLKVLQENGYELVKMVTVDMFPVTPHMEVVSRLKKLI, encoded by the coding sequence ATGGAAAATAAAGAGAAAAAAATTTTAAGAAAAGGTGATAAAATACAGCTGAAAATAGCAGGACTTAATACGAAAGGTCGTGCGTACGGTTTTTATGGAGATGACGAAAATCGTATTTTTCCAAATATAAATGCGGCTGAAGGGCAAATTGTTGAAGGAATTTTTGTGAAGAGAAGAAGAAAGTATGAATTGATTCGATGTGAAATTATTGATTTTGCAGGAAGAAAAAATGTGATTTATGACGAAATTGCTAGACAAAATGGTGGTTGTAATTATCAGTATTATTCATATGATGAACAACTTGCGATGAAAAATTCTAACATTGAAAAAGAGGTGAAGAAAATTGCAAAATATGATTTTACTTTTGAAGAGCCGGTTAGAAGTGTCGAAGTAGAAAAATATCGAAATAAAATGGAATTTAGTTATGGAAATGCTGTGAAAGACGGACCTATGATTTTGGGACTTCATAAACAAAACAGTTTTCATGATATTGTTGAAGTAGATGGATTGAAATTGATGGATGATAACTTTAATAAAATTTATGTTTTTTGTAATGAATTTTCAAAAGCGACAGGGCTGGATTTTTATCATAGATTGGATCATATTGGCTTTTTTAGGAATTTGGTTATTAGAAAAGCGGATTTTACGAAACAAATTTTAGTAAATATGGTTACGACAACTCAAATTGAAGATGAGAAAAAATTGGAATTTCAAAAAGGTTTAGTTGAAGGATTGTTGGCTTTGGAGCTTGAAAATAGGTTTAAAATAACAGGGATTTTACATACATTTAATGATAATTTTTCTGATTCGGTTGTTTCTGAAAGTGAGGAAATTCTTTTTGGAAAAAGAGATTTGGAAGAAGAAATTTTAGGATTAAAATTTAAAATTAGTCCGTACAGTTTTTTTCAAACAAATTCAAAAACAGTGGAAAAATTATATGGAAAAGTATTGGATTATTTAGATGAAATTGATGGGGAAAATATTCATAATTCAGTTGTTTTCGATTTATTCAGTGGAACAGGTACGATTGGACAGATAGTTTCAAAGAAGGCGAAACAAGTTTATGGGATTGAGCTTGTAGAAGAGGCTGTTGAAAAAGCAAATGAAAATGCAAAATTGAATGGTATCGAAAACGCACATTTTATCGCAGGAGATGTTTTTGAAAAATTAGATGAGTTTGATAAAAATGGAATCAAGCCAGATATTATAATTTTGGATCCACCTCGTGCAGGTGTTGGTGAAAAGACGCTTAATAAATTACTGAAATACGATGTGAAGGATATAATTTATGTGTCTTGCAATCCGAAGACATTTAATATAGATTTGAAGGTTTTACAGGAAAATGGGTATGAGCTGGTGAAGATGGTTACGGTTGATATGTTTCCAGTTACGCCACATATGGAGGTTGTGTCGAGATTGAAAAAGTTAATTTAG
- a CDS encoding heavy metal translocating P-type ATPase has protein sequence MKSNECMLSIEGLDCPNCAAKIERKINTLEGIKEATVDFLGKKIVVLADEISENELVELIQTEVDKIEDGVKVFIPKVQAGESSSEEEDTGKIKKKLLIGGVLFVLGIFVPKTLFIPKLAVFLVSYLVIGGDVLLSAFKNILNGQVFDENFLMAIATIGAFTIGEYPEGVAVMLFYQLGELLQGIAVNNSRKSIVSLMDIRPDYANIKVGEGIKKVSPEEIKVGEIIVVKPGEKVPLDGKIVKGASTFDTSALTGESLPREAKAGDDVLSGFINKNGLIEIQVAKVFSESTVSKILYLMENAGSKKSKTENFITKFARYYTPAVVITALIVAIFPPLLIQGATFLDWIYRALIFLVVSCPCALVISIPLGFFGGIGGASRHGILIKGTNYLEVLNDLESVVMDKTGTLTKGIFKVTEVNAENNIKINDFENNKTELTKPLLLKYAAHIEKFSNHPIAQSIVAEYENSVSKVDENVVKDFEEISGFGIKVNINNHQFLAGNSKLMNLENITFDKKENLGTAIYLAADGKYIGNILISDEVKEDSARAIKGMKENGVKEIVMLTGDNEAISKNIAEKLGIDKVFTELLPNEKVEKLEEIYKTKSEKGKVAFVGDGINDAPVLARADLGIAMGGAGSDAAIEAADVVIMNDEPSKIVTAIKIAKKTKEIVWQNITIAFAIKIVVMALGLFGDATMWEAVFADVGVALLAVLNATRVLRYNPESSNK, from the coding sequence ATGAAAAGTAATGAATGTATGTTGTCTATCGAAGGGCTGGATTGTCCTAATTGTGCAGCTAAAATTGAGCGGAAGATAAATACTTTGGAGGGGATTAAAGAGGCTACCGTTGATTTTCTTGGGAAGAAAATAGTTGTTCTTGCTGATGAAATTTCTGAAAATGAGCTTGTTGAGCTTATTCAGACGGAAGTGGATAAAATTGAGGATGGGGTGAAAGTTTTTATTCCAAAAGTTCAGGCAGGGGAGAGTTCTTCTGAAGAGGAAGATACAGGTAAAATTAAGAAAAAATTGCTAATTGGCGGAGTTTTATTTGTATTGGGAATTTTTGTTCCAAAAACTTTATTTATTCCAAAACTTGCGGTATTTTTAGTAAGTTATCTTGTAATTGGTGGCGATGTTCTGCTTTCTGCATTTAAAAATATATTGAATGGGCAAGTTTTTGATGAGAACTTTTTGATGGCGATTGCGACTATTGGGGCATTTACTATTGGAGAGTATCCTGAAGGTGTGGCTGTTATGTTATTTTACCAGCTTGGCGAGCTGCTTCAAGGGATTGCGGTTAATAATTCCAGAAAGTCCATTGTTTCGCTTATGGACATACGACCTGATTATGCCAATATTAAAGTTGGAGAAGGAATAAAAAAAGTTTCGCCTGAAGAAATAAAAGTTGGAGAAATTATTGTGGTAAAACCGGGGGAAAAAGTTCCTTTGGATGGGAAAATAGTGAAAGGCGCTTCGACTTTTGATACTTCGGCTTTAACTGGGGAATCATTGCCAAGGGAAGCAAAGGCTGGAGATGATGTTTTAAGTGGATTTATAAATAAAAATGGGCTTATAGAAATTCAAGTTGCAAAAGTGTTTTCTGAATCAACTGTTTCAAAAATACTTTATTTAATGGAAAATGCTGGAAGCAAAAAATCAAAGACAGAAAATTTTATAACAAAATTTGCAAGATATTATACTCCAGCAGTTGTTATTACAGCATTAATTGTGGCAATATTTCCTCCGTTATTAATTCAAGGTGCAACTTTTTTAGACTGGATTTACCGTGCTTTGATATTTCTTGTAGTATCTTGTCCTTGTGCTTTGGTTATTTCTATTCCTTTAGGATTTTTTGGCGGAATTGGCGGAGCTTCAAGACATGGGATTTTGATAAAAGGGACAAATTATCTGGAAGTTTTGAACGATTTGGAAAGTGTTGTTATGGATAAGACTGGAACTTTGACAAAGGGAATTTTTAAAGTTACAGAGGTAAATGCTGAAAATAATATAAAAATTAATGATTTTGAAAATAATAAAACTGAATTGACAAAACCTTTATTATTAAAGTATGCTGCACATATTGAAAAATTTTCCAATCATCCTATTGCACAGTCAATCGTAGCAGAATATGAAAATTCTGTATCTAAAGTTGATGAAAATGTTGTAAAGGATTTTGAGGAAATTTCAGGATTTGGAATAAAAGTTAATATAAATAATCATCAGTTTTTGGCTGGAAATTCTAAATTAATGAATTTGGAAAATATTACTTTTGATAAAAAAGAAAATTTAGGAACTGCAATTTATTTAGCGGCTGATGGAAAATATATTGGAAATATATTGATTTCAGACGAAGTGAAGGAAGATTCGGCAAGAGCGATTAAAGGCATGAAGGAAAATGGAGTAAAGGAAATCGTGATGCTTACTGGCGATAATGAAGCCATTAGTAAGAATATAGCTGAGAAACTTGGAATTGATAAGGTATTTACTGAATTGCTTCCGAATGAGAAAGTTGAAAAACTTGAGGAAATTTATAAAACTAAAAGCGAAAAAGGGAAAGTTGCTTTTGTAGGTGATGGAATAAATGATGCTCCTGTGCTTGCCAGAGCTGATCTTGGGATTGCAATGGGAGGAGCTGGAAGTGATGCGGCTATTGAGGCTGCTGATGTTGTAATAATGAATGATGAGCCGTCTAAAATAGTGACAGCCATTAAGATTGCCAAGAAGACAAAGGAAATTGTATGGCAAAATATTACTATTGCATTTGCTATAAAAATAGTTGTTATGGCTTTAGGGCTTTTTGGTGATGCAACAATGTGGGAAGCTGTATTTGCTGATGTTGGAGTTGCATTGCTTGCTGTTTTAAATGCTACGAGAGTTTTAAGATACAATCCAGAATCTTCAAATAAATAA
- the pyrB gene encoding aspartate carbamoyltransferase: MENIISMNDMKKKEILDILELARKIENCSEEEKLKFLHGKIISTLFFEPSTRTKMSFESAAMRLGAKVLSLPPVEQSSVKKGESFTDTIKMVEAYSDVIVVRHPFDGAARLAVETSEKPVINAGDGSNQHPSQTLLDLYTILEEKGTLENLKIAFVGDLKYGRTVHSLTRALMHFNPTIYFVAPQILQMPDYLLEDLKEKNIKFEILEDFRDCLDKIDVFYMTRIQKERFPDVEDYEKVKGIYVINRKNIVGKCKDDMIILHPLPRVDEIDKDLDNTKYALYFKQAKNGIPVRQAMMMAVLGKDKEFFL, encoded by the coding sequence GTGGAAAATATTATTTCTATGAATGATATGAAAAAAAAAGAAATTCTTGATATTTTAGAATTGGCACGAAAAATTGAAAATTGTTCGGAAGAGGAGAAATTGAAATTTTTGCATGGCAAAATTATTTCAACTCTGTTTTTTGAGCCAAGTACACGTACTAAAATGTCTTTTGAATCGGCTGCAATGCGGCTGGGTGCTAAAGTTTTATCATTACCGCCTGTGGAACAGTCATCTGTGAAAAAAGGGGAGTCTTTTACAGATACAATTAAAATGGTTGAGGCATACTCAGATGTGATTGTTGTAAGACACCCGTTTGACGGAGCTGCACGGCTTGCAGTAGAAACTTCAGAAAAGCCTGTAATTAATGCAGGGGATGGCTCTAATCAGCATCCTAGCCAAACTTTGCTTGATTTATATACAATTTTGGAGGAGAAAGGTACGCTTGAGAATTTGAAAATTGCATTTGTTGGGGATTTGAAATATGGAAGGACGGTTCATTCACTGACAAGGGCACTTATGCATTTTAATCCGACAATTTATTTTGTAGCGCCGCAAATCTTGCAAATGCCGGATTATTTACTGGAAGACTTGAAGGAAAAAAATATAAAATTTGAAATTCTGGAGGATTTTAGAGATTGCCTTGATAAAATTGATGTATTTTATATGACTCGGATTCAGAAGGAGAGATTTCCAGATGTGGAAGACTATGAGAAAGTTAAGGGAATTTATGTTATAAATCGAAAAAATATTGTAGGAAAATGCAAAGATGATATGATAATTTTGCATCCTTTGCCAAGAGTTGATGAAATCGATAAAGATTTAGACAATACAAAATATGCTTTGTACTTTAAGCAGGCTAAAAATGGGATTCCTGTAAGACAGGCGATGATGATGGCTGTTTTAGGAAAGGATAAGGAGTTTTTTCTGTAA
- the pyrI gene encoding aspartate carbamoyltransferase regulatory subunit, producing the protein MSEGRELLIRAIRNGIVIDHIPSEKVFAIVEILKLKEYSERITVAANMPSSSLGRKGIIKIEEKILEEKELNNIALLAPNVTINIIEDYKVIEKTKLDRLDKVIGLMKCDNPKCISNHENIETKFVRIKENPESSDESIQDKKTRYKCFYCEKVILEDEIQIQ; encoded by the coding sequence ATGTCTGAAGGAAGAGAATTACTGATACGGGCAATAAGAAATGGAATTGTAATAGATCACATCCCATCAGAAAAAGTTTTTGCAATTGTGGAAATCTTAAAATTAAAGGAATACAGCGAAAGGATAACAGTTGCAGCTAATATGCCAAGCAGTTCGCTTGGGAGAAAAGGGATTATTAAAATCGAGGAAAAAATATTGGAAGAAAAGGAATTAAATAATATTGCATTGCTAGCTCCAAATGTGACAATAAACATTATAGAAGATTATAAAGTTATTGAAAAAACAAAATTAGACAGGCTAGATAAAGTTATCGGACTTATGAAATGTGACAATCCAAAATGTATTTCAAATCACGAAAATATTGAAACAAAATTTGTTCGTATAAAAGAAAATCCTGAAAGTTCAGATGAAAGTATTCAGGATAAAAAGACAAGATACAAATGCTTTTATTGCGAAAAAGTAATTTTGGAAGATGAAATACAAATTCAGTAA